In Candidatus Eisenbacteria bacterium, the following are encoded in one genomic region:
- a CDS encoding homocysteine S-methyltransferase family protein: MSFVRALTAENVILTEGAIIERLRRNHKVNLNPNILHAGFLFEKQSRCILEACYREYVEIAHSYHLPIIIGTPTWRANPERLQADGRYQLHAVHDAAAAFLRAVRDDYPDHSNNVYIAGMLGCRGDAYDPRDALEIDEAKDFHGIQVHALAASGVDFLLAATLPASSEALGIAHAMDEFDLPYILSFVIHPSGTLPDGTLLHDIINDIDAQTEKKPLCYWVNCVHPSNFEKAMRHINEHSPAAARRIMGLQANTSTLTPEELDNSPALHEESPDVFGELMWRIHKNLGIKILGGCCGTDPSHISSLAQLVRRHKA, encoded by the coding sequence GGCTACGGCGGAATCACAAAGTCAATCTGAATCCGAATATTCTACACGCCGGCTTTCTGTTTGAAAAGCAATCCCGCTGCATCCTTGAAGCATGCTATCGCGAATATGTGGAGATTGCCCATTCCTATCATTTGCCCATCATTATCGGGACACCGACTTGGCGTGCAAATCCAGAGAGACTACAGGCGGACGGTCGTTATCAACTCCATGCCGTTCATGATGCGGCTGCAGCATTCCTACGAGCTGTGCGGGATGACTATCCCGATCATTCCAATAATGTCTATATTGCAGGGATGCTGGGATGCCGTGGGGATGCCTATGATCCACGGGATGCGCTTGAAATAGATGAAGCGAAGGACTTTCACGGAATCCAGGTTCACGCTCTTGCGGCATCGGGAGTTGATTTCCTTTTGGCGGCAACATTGCCGGCTTCATCAGAGGCCTTGGGGATTGCGCATGCCATGGATGAGTTCGATCTTCCATATATTTTGAGTTTTGTCATCCACCCATCTGGGACATTGCCGGATGGCACGCTTTTGCATGACATCATCAATGACATTGATGCTCAAACAGAAAAGAAACCACTCTGCTATTGGGTAAACTGTGTCCATCCCTCGAATTTCGAAAAGGCGATGCGGCATATCAATGAGCACTCGCCGGCGGCGGCCCGGCGGATCATGGGCCTTCAGGCCAACACCTCAACCTTGACGCCCGAAGAGCTGGATAACTCACCCGCCCTCCACGAGGAGAGTCCGGATGTCTTTGGCGAACTCATGTGGAGGATTCACAAAAATCTGGGGATAAAAATTTTGGGAGGATGCTGCGGCACCGATCCCAGCCATATCAGCAGCCTGGCGCAGCTTGTGCGCCGGCACAAGGCGTGA